In Crassostrea angulata isolate pt1a10 chromosome 6, ASM2561291v2, whole genome shotgun sequence, a genomic segment contains:
- the LOC128187131 gene encoding uncharacterized protein LOC128187131 has protein sequence MESESTEIDFRSLEDELYDNEITQILSQPNTAEKSTLNTPELPADIDSLVDRLSVELKQTAEKLFQVKPCGSPEGETTSDDAPPRESQSVVQNLEHREKEATQDTSSDIEKENTERMGQLSVELKEAAEKLFAVDPLGSSERDLSSSDTESSDPESSSGEDGQSDASSVDSEKSDEVSENTGQESESDSDQSECRQGSVESVKSESNVESERNATKFPSEEFQDGKLFKIMESNGKESQIVSNEDCSKVMHDKPTDGVYSCEKRDKIESIEKDDLCLNSENECTLLITDVRSESVDFHQNENETIAKAEVRESVTSKDNVPSGGQACTEESNSTPHSNPLINLEENETCLVVENVYSLSERPENTSQDLPHAQDDSDVCENNITSRSLRDRKALAKAKASKTNGPPQPKKRRRMKKTMKANSQKEFIKADDDSIFKPVKSDDFNSLPNLETENNSRLNSDDVGEELEKKDKMAAYTLREDGQFKCLFCSCIISTKARFKLHILRLHNKKYTCRHCGKNFLKCQDLAIHVKTRHVDALKYKVCKTGEVKSIEKNQHKSKQFTKKCTLIKTKDNGELTYACGYCDEIFDKQQSLACHIRNKHVLPNNSGKIVYQKSGKFKRKSKKNLIAEITGENENVTIESPMKKVRTNESLCNLEDEENHEKTEYRGKGPRRATKASLAAESGLEKIAKLQEDYNIRISHQTFRCRHCPKWFFKKAELTVHMQKHKGEKRKWKEEIEENTENLEDVANKGTDETHQRSVNPDVFCKYCTSKYKSLDNLKIHIVQHLGEFYKEEMTDSKLECAFCGCNFHNVNCSNIGKIMSHLFDHFSPETRDIDPYNLLECQYCGIPFLSMEKLLLHENEHRKFLETKNPKKIMKREELDNRTIVKDTEAKEKTNSALDTVEDPVPFTCGMCSSRFPTSQYLLHHMTLHMKGKYVFRVEVDKSKATQESPPVTQDVETTNQQVRSLSPRVPILVKATSVAADEQFTSAQHISALVQDRIQTMLRKSVQVGDGNRSSTSSKNTKLRNQTSATPKPRMELVPLTSKIPSIENTQSSSRVQTTVNDAPHMHNYARPLQVTRNFVSIITKQPIQPNSLDSPESSNASTTSPNKHDSEMNKNKRKQTFRASEIKADFEFKPVTSNIEVVKNNRRKQTFRRVSETDEDESVELPPIHRAQDLMDCSSTETAEDDASDYTNNEGEAENGLPARQGSKYKEVSDSSESKTSSDSASDFERDWKSRYYNKKKKISRKKKRRGARKRSTNTRQRPLSESSRGWKRKINFVDGKWFECSLCLYKCTGKKKYLTHLKTHESVDLEGIVQCNICHRKFMSKWHLQIHKTQHRSNEYQCSFCGMDFATSSAIVNHIDEVHKTSG, from the exons ATGGAAAGTGAGTCAACAGAAATAGACTTCCGGTCCCTTGAAGACGAATTGTACGACAATGAAATTACGCAGATCCTGAGTCAACCAAATACAGCGgaaa AGAGTACACTGAACACACCCGAGCTTCCGGCGGATATTGACTCACTTGTGGACCGCTTATCCGTGGAACTCAAACAAACCGCGGAAAAGTTGTTTCAAGTGAAACCATGTGGGTCCCCAGAAGGAGAGACGACGTCAGACGACGCACCACCCAGGGAAAGCCAATCAGTCGTACAGAATCTAGAACACAGAGAGAAAGAAGCCACACAAGACACATCAAGCGATATAGAAAAGGAAAATACCGAGCGCATGGGCCAATTATCTGTAGAACTGAAGGAAGCGGCAGAGAAACTATTTGCAGTGGATCCCCTTGGGTCGTCTGAGAGGGATCTCTCGTCATCGGATACAGAGAGTAGCGACCCGGAGTCATCATCAGGGGAGGATGGCCAGTCTGATGCTTCATCTGTGGATAGCGAAAAATCGGATGAGGTCTCCGAAAATACCGGACAAGAGAGTGAATCCGACAGCGACCAGTCAGAATGTAGACAAGGCTCAGTGGAATCTGTGAAATCAGAATCCAATGTCGAAAGTGAAAGGAATGCGACAAAATTTCCATCGGAAGAATTTCAAGAtggaaaactttttaaaattatggaaTCTAATGGTAAAGAATCACAAATTGTTAGTAACGAAGACTGCTCCAAAGTTATGCATGACAAACCAACCGATGGTGTTTATTCTTGtgaaaaaagagataaaatagAATCAATTGAAAAGGACGATCTTTGTTTGAACAGTGAAAATGAATGTACGCTTCTTATCACTGATGTACGAAGTGAAAGTgttgattttcatcaaaatgaaaacgaGACAATAGCGAAAGCAGAAGTCCGTGAATCGGTGACCAGTAAAGATAATGTACCTTCCGGTGGTCAAGCCTGCACCGAGGAAAGCAACTCTACACCTCACTCCAATCCTTTAATAAATCTGGAAGAAAACGAAACCTGTTTGGTCGTTGAAAACGTTTATTCCCTCTCAGAACGACCCGAGAACACTTCTCAGGACCTCCCTCACGCTCAGGATGATAGTGACGTGTGCGAAAACAACATCACATCGCGATCTCTCAGAGATAGAAAGGCTTTGGCGAAAGCTAAGGCCTCCAAAACAAATGGCCCACCTCAACCAAAGAAAAGGAGAAGAATGAAAAAGACAATGAAAGCAAATAGTCAAAAGGAGTTTATTAAAGCCGACGACGATAGCATTTTCAAACCCGTAAAATCTGACGATTTCAATTCTCTACCAAACTTGGAGACTGAAAACAATTCCCGTCTTAACAGTGACGATGTCGGTGAGGAACTTGAGAAAAAGGACAAGATGGCGGCATATACACTTCGAGAGGATGGCCAGTTCAAATGTTTATTCTGTAGTTGTATTATATCGACCAAAGCACGATTTAAGTTACATATTTTGCGattacataataaaaaatatacttgtAGACATTGTGggaaaaattttcttaaatgtcAAGATTTGGCTATCCATGTCAAAACGAGGCATGTTGATGCCCTGAAATACAAAGTATGTAAAACTGGTGAAGTTAAATCAATCGAAAAAAATCAGCACAAATCCAAACAATTCACGAAAAAATGTACTTTGATCAAAACCAAAGACAATGGAGAGCTCACCTATGCTTGTGGCTATTGTGATGAAATATTCGATAAACAACAGAGTCTGGCATGTCACATCCGAAACAAACATGTATTACCAAATAATTCAGGGAAAATCGTCTACCAAAAAAGcggaaaatttaaaagaaagtcAAAGAAGAACTTAATAGCCGAGATCACAGGCGAGAACGAAAATGTAACCATTGAAAGTCCGATGAAAAAGGTTAGGACAAACGAATCATTGTGCAATTTAGAGGATGAAGAAAATCACGAGAAGACAGAATATCGTGGAAAAGGGCCACGCAGAGCCACCAAAGCATCACTTGCTGCAGAAAGTGGTTTAGAAAAGATAGCGAAACTACAAGAAGATTACAACATCCGTATATCTCACCAAACATTTAGGTGTCGCCATTGTCCTAAATGGTTCTTTAAGAAAGCCGAATTAACAGTTCATATGCAGAAACATAAAGGCGAGAAAAGAAAATGGAAGgaagaaatagaggaaaacaCTGAAAACCTAGAAGACGTTGCAAATAAAGGAACAGATGAAACTCACCAACGATCCGTAAATCCCGATGTTTTCTGTAAATACTGCACCTCGAAATACAAGTCTTTGGATAATCTCAAAATTCACATTGTTCAACATCTAGGTGAATTTTACAAAGAAGAAATGACAGATTCTAAATTGGAATGCGCTTTTTGTGGGTGTAATTTTCACAATGTGAATTGTTCTAACATTGGAAAGATAATGAGTCATTTATTTGACCACTTTTCCCCAGAAACACGAGACATAGATCCCTACAATTTGTTAGAGTGTCAGTATTGTGGAATACCATTCTTAAGTATGGAAAAACTTCTTCTGCATGAAAATGAACATCGTAAATTTCTGGAGACCAAGAATCCTAAGAAAATCATGAAAAGAGAAGAACTCGATAACAGAACTATAGTAAAAGACACAGAGGCTAAAGAGAAAACGAACTCTGCACTTGATACTGTTGAAGATCCGGTGCCTTTTACATGTGGGATGTGTTCTTCGAGGTTTCCAACGTCCCAATATCTTCTGCATCACATGACACTTCATATGAAAGGGAAATATGTCTTTCGAGTGGAGGTTGATAAGTCCAAAGCTACTCAGGAATCACCGCCTGTCACACAAGATGTTGAAACAACCAATCAACAGGTTAGATCTCTATCTCCTAGAGTACCTATACTAGTAAAGGCTACAAGCGTTGCAGCGGACGAACAGTTTACAAGCGCACAACACATTTCTGCTCTTGTACAAGACCGTATCCAAACTATGCTGCGGAAAAGTGTTCAAGTTGGTGACGGTAATAGGTCCAGCACTTCGTCAAAGAACACCAAACTGCGAAACCAAACGAGTGCAACTCCCAAGCCTAGGATGGAACTTGTACCACTCACGTCAAAAATCCCGTCCATTGAGAATACACAGAGTTCAAGTAGAGTTCAAACAACAGTTAATGATGCACCCCACATGCACAACTATGCACGACCATTACAAGTAACACGGAATTTCGTTTCTATAATTACAAAACAACCAATTCAACCAAACTCACTAGACAGTCCAGAATCTTCTAATGCTAGTACAACTTCACCAAATAAACATGATtcagaaatgaataaaaataaacgaaAACAAACTTTTCGTGCATCAGAAATAAAGGCAGATTTTGAATTCAAACCGGTAACATCAAACATTGAGGTGGTCAAGAACAACAGGCGAAAACAGACTTTCAGGCGTGTGTCTGAGACGGACGAGGACGAGAGCGTTGAGCTTCCGCCCATTCACCGAGCCCAGGATTTAATGGACTGCTCCAGTACAGAAACTGCTGAAGATGATGCGTCCGATTACACTAACAACGAAGGCGAGGCAGAGAACGGACTCCCCGCACGTCAGGGCAGTAAGTACAAAGAGGTCAGCGATTCTTCAGAGTCGAAAACAAGCTCGGATTCTGCTTCTGATTTTGAGAGAGACTGGAAGTCGAGATATtacaataagaaaaagaaaatcagtCGTAAGAAAAAGAGAAGAGGTGCTCGTAAAAGGTCAACCAATACTAGACAACGCCCTCTATCGGAGAGTTCTCGTGGATGGAAGCGAAAAATCAACTTTGTAGATGGTAAATGGTTTGAGTGTTCATTGTGTCTGTATAAATGTACTGGGAAGAAAAAGTACTTGACACACTTGAAGACGCACGAGTCAGTAGACTTAGAAGGCATTGTGCAATGTAACATTTGTCATCGAAAGTTCATGTCCAAATGGCATTTACAGATCCATAAGACTCAGCACAGGAGTAACGAGTACCAGTGTTCCTTCTGTGGCATGGACTTTGCCACGTCAAGTGCTATTGTGAACCACATTGACGAAGTCCACAAAACAAGTGGATAG